A single window of Halobacterium jilantaiense DNA harbors:
- a CDS encoding Lrp/AsnC family transcriptional regulator, whose translation MDERDVTLLKAIADLGTGSPEALHEETDIPVSTIHYRLNNLREDGVLTNDLYDVDLDAVGLDVTVVLEVLTSYDGSYEDVADEISTIEGVTQTFFTMGETDFVVVARLPDSDEVERLISDFEALDPVDRTNSTFVIDRQKDSQRALESYSLDSLLEALVDE comes from the coding sequence ATGGACGAACGCGACGTCACACTCCTGAAGGCCATCGCCGACCTCGGCACCGGCAGCCCGGAGGCGCTCCACGAGGAGACGGACATCCCCGTCTCAACCATCCACTACCGGCTGAACAACCTCCGCGAGGACGGCGTGCTCACGAACGACCTCTACGACGTCGACCTCGACGCCGTCGGCCTCGACGTCACCGTCGTCCTCGAAGTGCTCACGAGCTACGACGGCAGCTACGAGGACGTCGCCGACGAAATCAGCACGATCGAGGGCGTCACCCAGACGTTCTTCACGATGGGTGAGACGGACTTCGTCGTCGTCGCTCGGCTCCCGGACTCCGACGAGGTCGAACGCCTCATCTCCGACTTCGAGGCCCTCGACCCCGTCGACCGGACGAACTCCACGTTCGTCATCGACCGCCAGAAGGACTCCCAGCGCGCCCTCGAGAGCTACAGCCTCGACAGCCTCCTCGAGGCGCTCGTCGACGAGTAA
- a CDS encoding PH domain-containing protein produces the protein MERLDRRVVVVWLWRVAVYAAVLAGIAGVAVTALNVDVNRLVAAAGVFVAVAALGSLHVALRYRAWRFDVREDTLYIERGVLVTVRTTVPYVRVQHVDSRRGPLERVLGLGRVVVYTAGSRGADVSIPGLEVARADDVQETLRHLAIESEPEDGEGDAV, from the coding sequence ATGGAGCGACTCGACCGGAGGGTTGTCGTCGTCTGGCTGTGGCGCGTCGCCGTGTACGCCGCCGTGCTCGCTGGCATCGCGGGGGTCGCCGTCACTGCCCTGAACGTCGACGTGAACCGGCTCGTCGCGGCGGCCGGCGTCTTCGTCGCCGTCGCCGCACTCGGCTCCCTCCACGTCGCCTTGCGGTATCGCGCGTGGCGCTTCGACGTCCGCGAGGACACCCTCTACATCGAACGGGGCGTGCTCGTGACCGTCCGAACCACCGTCCCCTACGTGCGCGTCCAGCACGTCGACTCCCGGCGCGGCCCTCTCGAGCGCGTGCTCGGCCTCGGGCGCGTCGTCGTCTACACCGCGGGCTCGCGGGGCGCAGACGTCTCGATTCCCGGCCTCGAAGTCGCGCGTGCGGACGACGTGCAGGAGACGCTGCGGCACCTCGCCATCGAGAGCGAGCCCGAAGACGGCGAGGGTGACGCGGTATGA
- a CDS encoding ABC transporter substrate-binding protein, with the protein MTSDNNSNLTRRRYLEASGAAGAVIAMAGCMGGGGDGDSTDDGEESSGSGEQELEIVHWWTAGGEADALEALIDGFEEEYPDVTVNNNAAPGGAGSALDTEIQSRVLNNDPPSTFQIWPGKALDTYTESEVLEDIGDSVWDEEMRDAYLDGVKQLSQPAGDFVAVPLNIHRLNNLFYNASVLEDAGVDPAAIDSPSALLDAMETIDSETDATPMAHQTQAPWSTIQLWESVLIGVGGVDVYQDVLAGNVSDNEDAVRESLQLVADYSEYFNDDAGSVAWDEANNGVIQGEAAFLHQGDWAAGQYQAADGFEYDSDWSYVPFPGTDGVYHVVTDSFVMPTSNPSPEATEKWLSYCGSVDGQERFNPVKGSIPPRTDVPNDEFGPFLTTQREDFDNSDAQPPSIAHGTGVTPEVKSNVEGVFSSFNGSWNVDSAYNGLTNAF; encoded by the coding sequence ATGACATCCGATAACAACAGCAATCTGACGCGACGACGGTATCTGGAAGCGAGCGGTGCCGCGGGCGCAGTCATCGCGATGGCGGGCTGCATGGGCGGCGGCGGAGACGGGGACTCGACCGACGACGGCGAGGAGTCGTCCGGCTCGGGCGAGCAGGAACTCGAAATCGTACACTGGTGGACCGCGGGCGGTGAAGCCGACGCGCTCGAAGCGCTCATCGACGGGTTCGAGGAGGAGTACCCCGACGTCACCGTCAACAACAACGCCGCACCCGGCGGCGCGGGGAGCGCCCTGGACACCGAGATTCAGAGCCGCGTCCTCAACAACGACCCGCCGAGCACGTTCCAGATCTGGCCCGGGAAGGCACTGGACACGTACACGGAGTCCGAAGTCCTCGAAGACATCGGCGACAGCGTCTGGGACGAGGAGATGCGCGACGCGTACCTCGACGGCGTCAAGCAGCTCTCCCAGCCGGCCGGCGACTTCGTCGCCGTCCCGCTGAACATCCACCGCCTCAACAACCTCTTCTACAACGCCTCCGTCCTCGAGGACGCCGGCGTGGACCCAGCCGCTATCGACTCGCCGTCGGCGCTCCTCGACGCGATGGAGACCATCGACTCGGAGACGGACGCGACCCCGATGGCCCACCAGACGCAGGCCCCGTGGTCGACCATCCAGCTCTGGGAGAGCGTCCTCATCGGCGTCGGCGGCGTCGACGTCTACCAGGACGTCCTCGCCGGGAACGTCTCGGACAACGAAGACGCCGTCCGCGAGTCGCTCCAGCTCGTCGCCGACTACAGCGAGTACTTCAACGACGACGCCGGCTCCGTCGCGTGGGACGAAGCGAACAACGGCGTCATCCAGGGCGAAGCCGCGTTCCTCCATCAGGGCGACTGGGCCGCCGGCCAGTATCAGGCCGCCGACGGCTTCGAGTACGACTCCGACTGGAGCTACGTGCCGTTCCCCGGCACGGACGGCGTCTACCACGTCGTCACGGACTCGTTCGTGATGCCGACCTCGAACCCGTCCCCGGAGGCGACCGAGAAGTGGCTGAGCTACTGTGGGTCCGTCGACGGCCAGGAGCGGTTCAACCCCGTCAAGGGCTCCATCCCGCCCCGCACCGACGTGCCGAACGACGAGTTCGGCCCGTTCCTCACCACGCAGCGTGAGGACTTCGACAACTCCGACGCCCAGCCCCCGTCCATCGCGCACGGGACCGGCGTCACGCCGGAAGTCAAGAGCAACGTCGAGGGCGTGTTCTCGTCGTTCAACGGTAGCTGGAACGTCGACAGCGCGTACAACGGACTCACGAACGCGTTCTAG
- the gatE gene encoding Glu-tRNA(Gln) amidotransferase subunit GatE: MTEFDYDELGLVAGLEIHQQLDTATKLFCACPTDLREPEESTRSFTRYLHPTRSELGEIDEAALEESKVEREFEYLAYDSTCLVEDDDEPPHRMDEEALEAAMEIAQLLDMTAVDRAHVMRKVVIDGSNTGGFQRSSLVAEDGAIETSEGPVGIEDLMLEEESAQRVEDREDGVLYSLDRLGIPLVEIGTKPDISSPEQAREAAERIGMLLRSTGKVKRGLGTIRQDVNVSIAEGARVEMKGVQSLDDIDDLVREEVRRQVELLGIADELDERDASVGGTQDVTDVFADTDSGVIRGALDAGGEVHAVPLFGFDGLVGRELQDDRRLGTEFSDHAKRHGAGGIFHTDELPAYGVTEDEVASLREAVGAGETDAVAIVADDPETAAQSIEAVAERAETAMAGVPEETRGANDDGTSRYLRPLPGAARMYPETDVPPVDPDPSDVATPELLTEKVERYQDEFGLDAGLAEQVAYGRRWPLFEEQVGAGVDATLAAQTLESTVTELRRDDVPVNQLTDDHFRGVLGLVTEGDLAQEGVPELLGGLAENPDSDPAELAEELGLGSAAEDEVREAVVEVVERNSDQVEAEGMGAFSALMGECMGALRGKADGDLVSEVLREEIQQRA, from the coding sequence ATGACCGAGTTCGACTACGACGAGCTGGGACTGGTCGCCGGGCTGGAAATCCACCAGCAACTGGACACGGCGACCAAGCTGTTCTGCGCGTGCCCGACCGACCTCCGGGAGCCCGAGGAGTCCACGCGGTCGTTCACGCGGTACCTCCACCCGACGCGCTCGGAGCTGGGTGAAATAGACGAGGCGGCGCTGGAGGAGAGCAAGGTCGAGCGGGAGTTCGAGTACCTCGCGTACGACTCGACCTGCCTCGTCGAGGACGACGACGAGCCGCCCCACCGCATGGACGAGGAGGCGCTGGAGGCCGCGATGGAAATCGCCCAGTTGCTGGACATGACGGCCGTCGACCGCGCGCACGTGATGCGGAAGGTCGTCATCGACGGGTCGAACACCGGCGGGTTCCAGCGGTCGTCGCTGGTCGCCGAGGACGGCGCTATCGAGACGAGCGAGGGCCCTGTCGGCATCGAGGACCTGATGCTCGAAGAGGAGTCCGCACAGCGGGTCGAGGACCGCGAGGACGGCGTGCTGTACTCGCTGGACCGGCTCGGCATCCCGCTGGTCGAAATCGGGACGAAGCCGGACATCTCGTCGCCCGAGCAGGCCCGCGAGGCCGCCGAGCGCATCGGGATGTTGCTGCGGTCGACGGGGAAGGTCAAGCGCGGGCTGGGGACCATCCGGCAGGACGTGAACGTCTCCATCGCGGAGGGCGCGCGCGTGGAGATGAAAGGCGTCCAGAGCCTCGACGACATCGACGACCTGGTGCGGGAGGAGGTCCGCCGGCAGGTCGAACTGCTGGGCATCGCCGACGAGCTGGACGAGCGAGACGCGAGCGTCGGCGGGACGCAGGACGTGACGGACGTGTTCGCCGACACCGACTCTGGCGTCATTCGGGGTGCGCTCGATGCGGGTGGCGAGGTCCACGCCGTCCCCCTGTTCGGTTTCGACGGGCTCGTCGGCCGCGAGCTGCAGGACGACCGGCGACTGGGCACGGAGTTCTCCGACCACGCGAAGCGCCACGGCGCTGGCGGCATCTTCCACACCGACGAACTGCCCGCGTACGGCGTCACCGAGGACGAAGTGGCGTCGCTCCGCGAGGCCGTCGGTGCGGGCGAGACTGACGCCGTCGCCATCGTCGCCGACGACCCGGAGACCGCGGCGCAGTCCATCGAGGCGGTCGCAGAGCGTGCAGAGACGGCGATGGCGGGCGTGCCGGAGGAGACCCGGGGCGCGAACGACGACGGCACCTCGCGGTACCTGCGCCCGCTGCCGGGCGCGGCGCGGATGTACCCCGAGACCGACGTGCCGCCCGTCGACCCGGACCCCTCGGACGTGGCGACGCCGGAACTGCTCACGGAGAAAGTCGAGCGCTACCAGGACGAGTTCGGGCTGGACGCCGGGCTCGCCGAGCAGGTGGCGTACGGCCGGCGGTGGCCGCTGTTCGAGGAGCAGGTCGGAGCGGGCGTCGACGCGACGCTCGCCGCGCAGACGCTTGAGTCGACGGTCACGGAACTCCGCCGGGACGACGTGCCCGTCAACCAGCTGACGGACGACCACTTCCGGGGTGTGCTGGGGCTCGTCACCGAGGGCGACCTGGCCCAGGAGGGCGTCCCCGAGCTCCTCGGTGGGCTTGCGGAGAACCCGGACAGCGACCCCGCCGAACTCGCGGAGGAACTCGGGCTCGGCTCGGCCGCCGAGGACGAGGTCCGCGAGGCCGTCGTCGAGGTCGTCGAGCGGAACAGCGACCAGGTCGAGGCCGAGGGCATGGGCGCGTTCTCGGCACTGATGGGCGAGTGCATGGGCGCGCTGCGCGGGAAAGCGGACGGCGACCTCGTCAGCGAGGTGCTGCGCGAGGAGATTCAGCAGCGGGCGTAG
- a CDS encoding MaoC family dehydratase, whose amino-acid sequence MTDYFEDMSVGEQRSFGSYDVTDEEILAFAEQYDPQWFHTDPERAREESLFGGLAASGWHTTAMTMRMLVDHHFSDAASYGAVGVDELRWPNPTLPGETLSVTVDVLGKTPSESKPDRGTVRTRVTTANEDGDPKLTMEPIVLYARRNPGE is encoded by the coding sequence GTGACCGACTACTTCGAGGACATGTCCGTCGGCGAGCAGCGCTCGTTCGGCAGCTACGACGTGACCGACGAGGAGATTCTCGCGTTCGCCGAACAGTACGACCCCCAGTGGTTCCACACCGACCCCGAACGCGCCCGCGAGGAGTCGCTGTTCGGCGGGCTCGCGGCCTCCGGCTGGCACACGACGGCGATGACGATGCGCATGCTCGTCGACCACCACTTCTCCGACGCCGCGAGCTACGGCGCTGTCGGCGTCGACGAACTCCGGTGGCCGAACCCCACGCTCCCCGGTGAGACGCTGTCGGTCACCGTCGACGTGTTGGGGAAGACGCCCTCGGAGAGCAAGCCCGACCGCGGCACCGTACGGACGCGCGTCACGACCGCGAACGAGGACGGCGACCCGAAGCTCACGATGGAACCCATCGTGCTCTACGCCCGCCGGAATCCCGGGGAGTGA
- a CDS encoding PH domain-containing protein — protein sequence MRLHPLSVPVRAVSRGIGFAWAFLIGGVALSQGDPVLTGGAVVAAVLAVVAVVGYELAYYRRFEYELTEDSLDIASGVFSRREREIPLRRVQNVDVTRSLVARLLGLAEVDVETAGGGSTEANLRFVSREEAGRLQEEVRERRAARERRGDSRPETDERDDDAELAENEVPVDDAERAPRGERGELLFELSDRDLLLYGLLSFDPRLLSGVVAFATFVVPSLGQRVDIPNVGLAVLAAGILVLAVGIWLVSAVLRIIQFYGFRLRRVGDDLRYERGLFERRDGTIPLSKLQTVSVEENVLMRRYGFASLAVETAGYAPGQSPSGGSEAAVPLASRRDILALARDVEPFGDYDLTRPPERARKRYVRRYALAGLAVVAAGFLVSRFAVAFPWYALFALVPLAVPAARRAHATRGFHADDDHVVTQQGWWRRQTTVVPNHRVQTVIEQQTVFQRRWDLTSVVVDTAGSRSLSGGGAVAIDRDDGEADALTERLVDRALVAVGVRSDGDDASAGATPTSAD from the coding sequence ATGAGACTCCACCCGCTGTCGGTGCCGGTGCGCGCGGTCTCCCGCGGCATCGGGTTCGCGTGGGCGTTCCTCATCGGCGGGGTTGCGCTCTCGCAGGGCGACCCCGTGCTGACCGGCGGGGCTGTCGTCGCCGCGGTGCTGGCCGTCGTCGCCGTCGTCGGCTACGAGCTCGCGTACTACCGGCGCTTCGAGTACGAACTCACCGAGGACAGCCTCGACATCGCTTCGGGCGTGTTCTCCCGGCGCGAGCGCGAGATTCCGCTGCGGCGCGTCCAGAACGTCGACGTGACGCGGTCGCTGGTCGCCCGGCTGCTCGGCCTCGCAGAAGTGGACGTCGAGACTGCGGGCGGCGGCAGCACGGAGGCGAACCTGCGGTTCGTCAGCCGCGAGGAGGCCGGCCGGCTCCAGGAGGAGGTCCGGGAGCGCCGCGCCGCCCGAGAGCGGCGCGGTGACTCGCGGCCTGAAACAGACGAGCGCGACGACGACGCGGAACTCGCGGAGAACGAGGTGCCGGTCGACGACGCGGAGCGCGCGCCCCGCGGGGAGCGCGGCGAACTCCTCTTCGAACTCTCGGACCGCGACCTCCTGCTGTACGGCCTGCTCTCGTTCGACCCGCGCTTGCTCTCCGGCGTCGTGGCGTTCGCGACGTTCGTCGTGCCGAGTCTCGGGCAGCGCGTCGACATCCCGAACGTCGGGCTCGCCGTGCTCGCCGCGGGCATCCTCGTGCTCGCGGTTGGCATCTGGCTGGTGTCGGCGGTGCTGCGAATCATCCAGTTCTACGGCTTCCGGCTGCGCCGGGTGGGCGACGACCTCCGGTACGAGCGCGGGCTCTTCGAGCGCCGGGACGGCACCATCCCGCTGTCGAAGCTCCAGACCGTCTCCGTCGAGGAGAACGTCCTGATGCGGCGGTACGGCTTCGCGTCGCTGGCGGTCGAGACCGCGGGGTACGCGCCCGGCCAGTCCCCGAGCGGCGGGTCGGAGGCCGCCGTCCCGCTGGCGTCCCGCCGAGACATCCTCGCGCTCGCTCGGGACGTCGAGCCGTTCGGCGACTACGACCTGACGCGGCCGCCGGAGCGCGCCCGCAAGCGCTACGTCCGCCGGTACGCGCTGGCGGGCCTCGCCGTCGTCGCCGCCGGCTTCCTCGTGAGCCGGTTCGCCGTGGCGTTCCCGTGGTACGCGCTGTTCGCGCTCGTGCCACTGGCGGTGCCCGCCGCCCGCCGCGCGCACGCTACCCGTGGATTCCACGCCGACGACGACCACGTCGTGACCCAGCAGGGCTGGTGGCGGCGGCAGACCACGGTCGTCCCGAACCACCGCGTCCAGACCGTCATCGAGCAACAGACCGTCTTCCAGCGTCGCTGGGACCTGACGAGCGTCGTCGTCGACACCGCGGGCTCGCGGTCCCTCTCCGGAGGTGGGGCTGTCGCCATCGACCGGGACGACGGGGAAGCCGACGCGCTCACAGAGCGGCTCGTCGACCGCGCGCTCGTAGCCGTCGGCGTGCGCAGCGACGGCGACGACGCGAGTGCGGGCGCGACACCGACAAGCGCAGACTGA
- a CDS encoding class II fumarate hydratase, whose translation MADDYRTEQDSLGEMQVPADAYWGAQTQRAVENFPISGIAFGRRFVRALGVVKKAAAQANRDLGLVGEEKADAIVEAADEVIAGEHDDQFPVDVFQTGSGTSSNMNANEVIANRAAEILGEDIGDRVVHPNDHVNYGQSSNDVIPTAMHVASLEALVKDVKPGLETLRDELDAKADEFDGVVKTGRTHLQDATPVRLGQEFGGYRTQVEKGIERAESVKPRLAELALGGTAVGTGLNTHPEFPEKAAAYISEETGVEFREADDHFEAQAAHDAMSEAHGALRTIAGSLNKIANDLRLLASGPRNGLGEIEQPENQPGSSIMPGKINPVVAEAVNQVHKQVVGNDAAVSAGAAEGQIDLNLYKPVLAHNFLQSADMLANASEAFGEKFVAKLEANEDACEAQVQRSMALATALNPTIGYDKASEVAKAALKEGKTVEEVVVEKGYLNADEAADVLDPERMTHRGILSGDDE comes from the coding sequence ATGGCAGACGACTACCGAACGGAGCAGGACAGCCTCGGCGAGATGCAGGTCCCGGCCGACGCCTACTGGGGCGCGCAGACCCAGCGCGCGGTCGAGAACTTCCCCATCTCCGGCATCGCGTTCGGCCGCCGGTTCGTGCGCGCGCTCGGCGTCGTGAAGAAGGCCGCCGCACAGGCGAACCGCGACCTCGGCCTCGTCGGCGAGGAGAAGGCCGACGCCATCGTCGAGGCGGCCGACGAGGTCATCGCGGGCGAACACGACGACCAGTTCCCCGTGGACGTCTTCCAGACCGGGTCCGGGACGTCCTCGAACATGAACGCCAACGAAGTCATCGCGAACCGCGCCGCGGAGATTCTCGGCGAGGACATCGGCGACCGCGTCGTCCACCCGAACGACCACGTCAACTACGGCCAGTCCAGCAACGACGTCATCCCAACCGCGATGCACGTCGCGAGCCTGGAGGCGCTCGTGAAGGACGTGAAGCCCGGTCTGGAGACGCTTCGCGACGAACTCGACGCGAAGGCCGACGAGTTCGACGGCGTCGTGAAGACCGGCCGCACCCACCTCCAGGACGCCACGCCCGTCCGCCTCGGCCAGGAGTTCGGCGGCTACCGCACGCAGGTCGAGAAGGGCATCGAGCGCGCCGAGTCCGTGAAGCCCCGGCTCGCCGAGCTCGCGCTCGGCGGGACGGCCGTCGGCACCGGTCTCAACACGCACCCCGAGTTCCCCGAGAAGGCCGCGGCGTACATCAGCGAGGAGACGGGCGTCGAGTTCCGCGAGGCCGACGACCACTTCGAGGCGCAGGCCGCCCACGACGCCATGAGCGAGGCCCACGGCGCGCTCCGCACCATCGCGGGCTCGCTGAACAAGATTGCGAACGACCTCCGCCTGCTTGCGTCCGGCCCGCGCAACGGGCTCGGCGAAATCGAGCAGCCCGAGAACCAGCCCGGGTCCTCGATCATGCCCGGCAAAATCAACCCGGTCGTGGCGGAGGCCGTCAACCAGGTCCACAAGCAGGTCGTCGGCAACGACGCCGCCGTCTCCGCGGGCGCGGCCGAGGGCCAGATCGACCTGAACCTCTACAAGCCCGTCCTCGCGCACAACTTCCTGCAGTCGGCGGACATGCTCGCGAACGCGAGCGAGGCGTTCGGCGAGAAGTTCGTCGCGAAACTCGAAGCCAACGAGGACGCCTGTGAGGCACAGGTCCAGCGTTCGATGGCCCTCGCCACCGCGCTCAACCCCACCATCGGCTACGACAAGGCCAGCGAGGTCGCGAAGGCCGCGCTCAAGGAGGGCAAGACTGTCGAGGAAGTCGTCGTGGAGAAGGGCTACCTCAACGCCGACGAGGCCGCAGACGTCCTCGACCCCGAGCGCATGACCCACCGCGGCATCCTCTCCGGCGACGACGAGTAA
- a CDS encoding DMT family transporter yields the protein MSFHRPSLGTSPTAVLFVLLAAIWGTSFVAIEVGLHEIPALSFAAIRYSIAGAIVLAYAAHTTDRWRPRGRREWFAVSVVGVFVIAIYHGALYLGERHVSGAIAAIVISLAPVLTAGFAAKLSEGASIDGTQAAGLLAGLAGVVVVADPSGANGVHLGGLLLVFLAAASFAFGGVLTSQLPGGGLPIETLEAWGMLVGSLVLWVGASARGESLGAVHWTPTALASLAYLTLVAGAGGFLLYFVLLDRVGATEINLVSYLEPVGAAAAAWLLLGDVVAPRALVGFAVIFAGFALVKHDYVGTVVRDTADEVSR from the coding sequence ATGAGCTTTCACCGACCCTCCTTGGGTACCTCTCCTACCGCCGTGCTGTTCGTGCTGCTGGCGGCCATCTGGGGCACCTCGTTCGTCGCTATCGAAGTCGGCCTCCACGAGATTCCGGCGCTGTCGTTCGCAGCCATCCGGTACTCCATCGCCGGCGCAATCGTCCTCGCGTACGCCGCCCACACCACCGATCGCTGGCGGCCCCGCGGCCGTCGCGAGTGGTTCGCCGTCAGCGTCGTCGGCGTCTTCGTCATCGCCATCTACCACGGCGCGCTCTACCTCGGCGAGCGCCACGTCTCCGGCGCAATCGCAGCCATCGTCATCAGCCTCGCACCGGTTCTGACCGCCGGGTTCGCGGCCAAACTCTCCGAGGGCGCGAGCATCGACGGCACGCAAGCGGCCGGACTGCTCGCCGGCCTCGCGGGCGTCGTCGTCGTCGCCGACCCGAGCGGTGCGAACGGCGTCCACCTCGGCGGACTCCTGCTGGTCTTCCTCGCCGCGGCGAGCTTCGCGTTCGGTGGCGTCCTCACGAGCCAGCTCCCCGGCGGCGGCCTCCCGATCGAGACACTGGAGGCGTGGGGGATGCTTGTCGGCTCGCTCGTCCTCTGGGTCGGCGCTAGCGCTCGCGGCGAGAGCCTCGGTGCGGTCCACTGGACGCCCACCGCGCTCGCCAGCCTCGCGTACCTCACGCTGGTCGCCGGGGCCGGCGGCTTCCTGCTGTACTTCGTCCTGCTGGACCGCGTCGGTGCGACCGAAATCAACCTCGTCTCCTACCTCGAACCGGTCGGTGCCGCGGCCGCCGCGTGGCTGCTGCTCGGCGACGTCGTCGCCCCCCGCGCACTCGTTGGGTTCGCCGTCATCTTCGCCGGGTTCGCGCTCGTCAAACACGACTACGTCGGCACCGTCGTCCGCGACACCGCCGACGAGGTCAGCCGCTAG